The segment aaaacctcattttttacccccaaaatttcacattttcaccccaaaatcctcatttttcatCCCAACACCCCACTTTTTCACGCCCAAAACCTCAATTTCTACCCCAAAATGCCACtttttgaccccaaaaccccacattttCACCCACAAAAACCTCAATTtctaccccaaaatcccactttttcaccccaaaatttcacattttccaccccaaaatctcatttttcataCCAAAATGCCACATTTTCATCCCAAAAATCCTCCTTTTTCACCAccaaaatcccactttttgACCCAAAAACTCcactttttcaccccaaaattcCACTTTCCACCCCCAAAAATCCTCCATTTCTACCCAAAATCcactttttcaccccaaaatgccattttcaacccccaaaacctcatttttcaccccaaaatcccacttttGACCCCCAAACCCCACATTTCCACCCCCAAAAACCTCAATTTCTACCCCAAATCTCCACTTTTCCACCCCCAAAATCCTaatttttcaccccaaaaccccactttttcaccccaaaatctcatttttcatccCAAAATGCCACATTTTCACCCAAAACTCCACTTTTTCACCCCCAAAACCTCAATTTCTACCCCAAAATCCACTTTTTGAACTCCAAAACCCCACTTCTTTCACCCCAAAATGCACTTTCTCACCCTAAAACTCcactttttcaccccaaaattcCATTTTGACCCcccaaaatgccattttttctccccaaaaccccacattttGACCCCAAAACCACAATTTCTCCCCCAAAATCCACTTTTTGACCCCAAAACCTCCATTtctaccccaaaatcccactttttccaccccaaaactccactttttcaccccaaaatgcGATTTTTCACCCTAGAAACCTCAACTTCTACCCCAAAATCCTCAATTttcaccccaaaaccccacattttCTCCCCCAAAACCTGAATTTCTACCCTAAACTCCACTTTTACATcccaaaatcctcatttttcatcccaaaatgacatttttcaccccaaaaaccTCATTTCTACCCCAAAAACTCCACTTTTccacccccaaaatcccacttttttACCCCAAAACCTCGTATTTCACcccaaaaagccactttttcaccccaaaatcctcatttttcacCCCCAAAACTCcacattttcaccccaaaatcctcctttttcacccaaaaccccacattttCACCCCAAACACTCCACTTTTTTACCCCCAAATCCTCATTTTTCACCCAAAAACCTCAATTtatcccccaaaatcccacttttttACCCCAAAACTCTCACTTTTTCACCCCCAAAACCTCactttttaccccaaaaattcacattttcacgccaaaatctcaatttctaccccaaaatcccactttttgaccccaaaaccccacattttcaccccaaaaccCACTTTTtcacccccaaaatcccacttttCCACCCTAAAACTCCActtttttcaccccaaaatcctcatttttcacccccccaaaatcctcattttCCCACCCCAAAACTCCACATTTTGACCCCCAAAACCTCAATTTTCTATCCCAAAATGCCacttttttaccccaaaaatcctcatttttcaccccaaaaaccTCAATTTCTACCcccaaaacctcattttttaCCCCTAAATTCACTTTTCCACCCTAAAACTccacttttccaccccaaaatcctcatatttcaccccaaaaccccacttttccaccccaaaacctcattttttaccccaaaattTCACTTTTCCATCCccaaaacttcacatttttcaccccaaaatctcattttttacCCCAAACCTCcactttttcaccccaaaatccccatttttcaccccaaaatcctcaatttctaccccaaaacctcattttttcaccccaaaattcCACATTTTCAcccaaaatcctcatttttcaccccaaaacgtcatttttcaccccaaaaaccTCAATTtctcccccaaaatcccacttttcccaccccaaaaccccacttTTTTCAACCCAAAATGCCACTTTTTAACCCTAAATCCcactttttcaccccaaaatcctcaatttctaccccaaaatcctcctttttcaccccaaaatcctcaatttccaccccaaaactccacttttccaccccaaaacctCATTTTTCACCCTAAAACCCCACTTTTTCACCCCCAAATCccacttttccaccccaaaatcctcatttttcacCCCCAAAAACCTCAAtttccaccccaaaatcccacttttccaccccaaaatcccactcttttcaacccaaaaattcacattttcaccccaaaatcctcctttttcccccaaaaacttcatttttgaCCTCAAAACTCCACTTTTCACCCCAAAAAACCTCATTTTTCACCCCCAAAAACCTCAATTtctaccccaaaatcccactttttcacccaaaaccccacattttcaccccaaaatcctcaatttctaccccaaaactcactttttcaccccaaatcctcaatttccaccccaaaatcctcatttttcacCCCCAAATCTCCATTTCTACCCCAAAACGCCACTTtttgaccccaaaccccacattttcaccccaaaaacctccatttctaccccaaaatcccacttttttaccccaaaatcctcctttttcaccccaaaacctcattttttacccccaaaattcacattttcaccccaaatcctCATTTTTTCACCCCAACCCCCAccttttcaccccaaaatcctcaaTTTCTACCCCAAAACTCCACTTTTACATCCCtaaaatcctcatttttcaccccaaaattcCGTTTTTTACCCCAAAAGCCTCATTTTTCACCCCCCTAAAAGccacttttccaccccaaaatcctcatttttcaccccaaaaccccactttttcacccccaaaatcccacttttCCACCCTAAAACTCCACTTTTCCACCcccaaaacctcattttttaCCTCCAAAACCCcactttttcaccccaaaatcccacattTTCACCCTAAAAACTTCAATTTCTACCGCAAAACTCCACGtgtttcaccccaaaatcccacttttccatcccaaaatcctcatttttcaccccaaatcctcaatttctaccccaaaatcctcatttttcaccccaaaatcctcatttttgaccccaaaatcccacttttccaccccaaaatcccactttttCCACCcccaaaacctcatttttaCCCCCTAAAAGccacttttccaccccaaaatcccacattttcaccccaaaacctccatttctcccccaaaatcctcattttttcACCCCCAAAATCCTCACTTTTCACCCCAAAACTCCACATTTCACCcccaaaacctcattttttaCCCCAAAACCCCACTTATCCACCCTAAAACTTCACTTTTCCACCcccaaaacctcattttttaCACCCTAAATTTCACTTTTCCACTCCAAAAACCTCAATTTCACAcccaaaatgccatttttcaccccaaaatttcacattttcaccccaaaaaccacaatttctaccccaaaatctccacttttccaccccaaaactCCACTTTTTCACGCCcccaaaacctcattttttaccccaaaaacTCCACTTTTTgaccccccaaaatccccatttttcaccccaaaatctcatttctgccccaaaatcccactttttgaccccaaaaccccacattttTCACTCTAAAATCTTAATTTCTACCCCAAACCCCACTTATTTCATCCCAAAATCCCACATTTTCACTCCCAAAACCTCCATTtctaccccaaaatcccactttttCACCCTAAAACTCcactttttcaccccaaaaatgCGATTTTTCACCCTAGAAACCTCAATTTCTACCCCaaaatcctcctttttttccccaaaactccactttttcaccccaaaatcccactttttgaccccaaaacccacattttcaccccaaaaacctcaatttctaccccaaaatcccaccttttcaccccaaaaccccacattttcaccccaaaacctcaatttccaccccaaaatcccaattTTCCACCcccaaaacctcattttttaccccaaaaccccacttttcacccccaaatcccacttttccaccccaaaaaccccacattttcaccccaaaatcctcaatttctaccccaaaatcccacttttccaccccaaaacctcatttttttaccccaaaacttcacattttcaccccaaaactCCACTTTTCCACCACCAAAATCCCAactttttcaccccaaaactCCACTTTTCACCCCCAAAATCCTCAATTTCTACCCAAAATCTCACTTTTTGAGCCCAAAACCCCActtttttcaccccaaaaccccacattttcaccccaaaaacCTCATTTTCTACCCCAAAACCTCaattttcaccccaaaatccctcttttccaccccaaaaaccTCAATTTCTACCCCATAATCCCACTattttaccccaaaatcccacattttcaccccaaatctccactttttcaccccaaaatttcacattttccaccccaaaatctcatttttcataCCAAAATGCCACATTTTCATCCCAAAATCCTCCTTTTTCACCAccaaaatcccactttttgACCCAAAAACTCcactttttcaccccaaaattcCACGTTTCCACCCCCAAAATCCTCCATTtctaccccaaaatcccactttttcactcccaaaatgccatttttcaacccccaaaacctcatttttcaccccaaaatcccactttttgACCCCCTAAACCCCACATTTCCACCCCCAAAAACCTCAATTTCTACCCCAAATCTCACTTTTCCACCCCCAAAATCCTaatttttcaccccaaaaccccactttttcaccccaaaatctcatttttcatccCAAAATGCCACATTTTCACCCAAAACTCCACTTTTTCACCCCCAAAACCTCAATTTCTACCCCAAAAATCCCACTTTTTGAACCCAAAACCCCACTTCTTTCACCCCAAAATGCCACTTTCTCACCCTAAAACTCcactttttcaccccaaaattcCATTTTGACCCcccaaaatgccatttttctccccaaaaccCACATTTTGACCCCAAAACCACAATTtctcccccaaaatcccactttttgaccccaaaacctccatttctaccccaaaatcccactttttcaccccaaaactccactttttcaccccaaaatgcGATTTTTCACCCTAGAAACCTCAACTTCTACCCCAAAATCCTCAATTttcaccccaaaaccccacattttcaccccaaaaacCTGAATTTCTACCCCTAAACTCCACTTTTACATcccaaaatcctcatttttcatcccaaaatgacattttttaccccaaaaacCTCCATTTCTACCCCAAAACTCCACTTTTccacccccaaaatcccacttttttACCCCAAAACCTCGTATTTCACCCCAAAAAACCACTTTTCCATCCCCCAAATCCcacattttcaccccaaaaccTCAATTTCCACCCAATAATCCCACTTTTCCAcccaaaacctcattttttaCACCAAAATTCcactttttcaccccaaaatcctcatttttcaccccaaaactCCACTTTTCCACCCCCCAAAACCTCAATTTCTACCCCAAAACTCCACTTCTCCATCCCcaaaacttcacattttcaccccaaaatctcatttttcatcccaaaatgccacattttcaccccaaaatcctcatttttcacCCTAAAAAACCTCAATTTCTACcccaaaacctcattttttaccccaaaactccactttttcaccccaaaaccttttttcaccccaaaatcctcatatttcaccccaaaatctcaatttctaccccaaaatcccactttttgaccccaaaaccccacattttcaccccaaaaacCTCATTTTCACCCCCAAAAACCTCAATTGtctaccccaaaatcccacattttcaccccaaaaatcccacatttttcaccccaaaaaccTCAATTTCTACCCCAAAACCCCACTTTTACATCGCTAAAATCCTCattttttcaccccaaaatctcattttttaccccaaaatttcacattttcaccCCCATATCCTCCATTTCAACCCCAAAACTCcactttttcaccccaaaatcctcatttttcacCCCCAAACCCTcaatttcaccccaaaatcccacttttCCACCCAAAACTCCACTTTTccacccccaaaatccccatttttcaccccaaaatctcAATTTCTGCCCCAAAACTCCAcatttttgacccaaaatcctccttttttccccagaactccacttttccaccccaaaatccTCATATTTCACCCCAAATATCctcatttttcaccccaaaatcctcatttttgaccccaaaaacccacaatttctaccccaaaatgccattttcaccccaaaatttCACATTTCCATCCCAAAACTCCgcttttcaccccaaaatcccacctTTTCACCCCAAAAACCTCAATTTCTACCCCAAAGTCCCactttttaaccctaaaatcctcatttttcaccccaaacCCCACATTTTCACCCAAAATTCCGCAATTTCTACCCCAAAACTCcactttttcaccccaaaactCCACTTTTTCCACCcccaaaacctcattttttaccccaaaacttcacatttccacccccaaaatcctcatttttcacCCCCAAAAACCTCAATTTCtacccccaaaatcccactttttgaccccaaatctccccatgtcccccccaaaatccccatttcccccccccaaaatcccacttttccaccccccaaaaccccacattttcacccaaaaatcctttttttccccaaaactccacattttcaccccaaaaccccacattttgaccccaaaaccccacattttcaccccaaaatcctcaatttctgccccaaaatcccacttttttaccccaaaatcctcatatttcaccccaaaaaccccacattttcaccccaaaaatcCCACTTTTCCACCCTAAAACTCCACTTTTTCACccccaaaatcctcattttccaccccaaaacTCCACATTTTGACCCCCAAAACCTCAATTTCTATCCCAAAATGCCacttttttaccccaaaatcctcatttttcaccccaaaaaccTCAATTTCTACCCccaaaaccacatttttttaCCCCTAAATTtcacttttccaccccaaaactCCACTTCTCCACccccaaaatcctcatttttcaccccaaaaccccacattttcaccccaaaatccccatttttcaccccaaaatctcAATTTCTACCCCAAAACTCGacattttcaccccaaaatcctcatttttttccccaatactccactttttcaccccaaaatttcactttttaCCCCCAAAATTCCACTTTTTtaccccaaaaccccacattttcaccccaaaaacCTCCATTTCTACCCCAAAACTCCACTTTTccacccccaaaatcccacatttccaccccaaaatctcaatttctacccccaaatcctcatttttcaccccaaaatcctcctttttttccccaaaaacctcattttttaccccaaaatcccactttttcaccccaaaatcctcaatttccaccccaaaatcccacttttccaccccaaaatcctcatttttcaccccaaaactCCACTTTTCCACccccaaaatcctcatttttcaccccaaaatcctcaatttctaccccaaaatcccacttttccacccccaaaacctcattttttaCCCCCTAAAAGCCACTTTTCCACCCAAAATCCcacattttcaccccaaaaccTTCATTTCTCTcccaaaatcctcatttttcaccccaaaactCCACATTTTCACCcccaaaacctcattttttaCCCCAAAACCCCACTTTTCCACCCTAAAACTTCACTTTTCCACCcccaaaacctcattttttaCCCCTAAATTTCACTTTTCCACTCCAAAAACCTCAATTTCCACcccaaaatgccatttttcaccccaaaatttcacattttcaccccaaaaacctcaatttctaccccaaaatcccacttttccaccccaaaactCCACTTTTTCACCCcccaaaacctcattttttaCCCCAAAACTCCACTTTTTgacccccaaaatccccatttttcaccccaaaatctcaatttctaccccaaaatcccacttttttACCCCAAAACCTCATATttcaccccaaaaccccacattttcaccccaaaaccccacattttcaccccaaaactccacttttcctccccaaaatcctcatttttcaccccaaaatccccatttttcaccccaaaaccccacattttCACCCCCCAAAACCTCAATTTCTACCCCAAAACTCCACTTTTCCATCCCcaaaacttcacattttcaccccaaaatctcatttttcatcccaaaatgccacattttcaccccaaaatcctcatttttcaccccaaaaacctcaatttctaccccaaaacctcattttttaccccaaaactccactttttcaccccaaaatccccatttttcaccccaaaatcctcaatttctaccccaaaacctcatttttcacccccaaatcccacttttccaccccaaaaccccacattttcaccccaaaacctcaatttccaccccaaaatcccactttttcaccccaaaatcccacatttttcaccccaaaaaccTCAATTTCTACCCCAAAACCCCACTTTTACATCGCtaaaatcctcatttttcaccccaaaatctcatttttcaccccaaaatttcacattttcaccCCCATATCCTCCATTTCTACCCCAAAACTCcactttttcaccccaaaatcctcatttttcacCCCCAAACCCTCAATTtctcccccaaaatcccacttttccaccccaaaacaccacttttttcaccccaaaatccccatttttcaccccaaaatctcAATTTCTGCCCCAAAACTCCAcatttttgacccaaaatcctccttttttccccaaaactccgcttttccaccccaaaacctcattttttaccccaaaatcttcatttttcaccccaaaactCCACTTTTTTCATcccaaaaccccacattttcaccccaaaatcctcaatttctaccccaaaatcccacttttccaccccaaaaatcctcatttttcacCCCCAAATCCTCAATTtctaccccaaaatcccacttttACATCCCtaaaatcctcatttttcaccccaaaatctcatttttcaccccaaaatttcacattttcaccCCCATATCCTCCATTTCTCCCCCAAAACTCCACTTTTTcacccccaaaccccacattttcaccccaaaacctcaatttccaccccaaaatcccactttttgACCCAAAACTccacttttccaccccaaaatcctcatttttcaccccaaaatcccactttttgaccccaaatccccccttcccccccccaaaatccccatttcccccccccatttcccccccaaaatcccctttttcccccccattccccccccaaatccccccttttcccccccatcccccccccaacACACAGCATTGGGGGTGCAATTAATCCTCTCCATCAATTAAGGAGCTCATTAAGCTAATTAAGGCGCTAACGAACCTGAGACGTCGGGGAATTTGGGGTTGCTGCCCCCCCCCACGATGGCCAGCAGGTTGGAGCGGTGCAGCATCTCCGCCAGCCCCACGCTGCCCACCTGCTCTGCATCTGCAAGTTAATTagttaattaatattaatt is part of the Lagopus muta isolate bLagMut1 unplaced genomic scaffold, bLagMut1 primary scaffold_170, whole genome shotgun sequence genome and harbors:
- the LOC125687720 gene encoding WD repeat domain phosphoinositide-interacting protein 4-like → MAQGRGVNSLRFNQDQSCFCVAMDSGVRIFNVEPLMEKGHLDAEQVGSVGLAEMLHRSNLLAIVGGGSNPKFPDVSGSLAP